In Aequorivita sp. H23M31, a single window of DNA contains:
- a CDS encoding glycosyltransferase — MEKKKLLFIVPAMWGGGAERVLINLINLLDSKEYTIDLMTVIAKGELWDSIPANVNKKHANINPYIIQGLSLIFRRTNINLFWLLGYKFRGTYDVGISFLDSIFTELLFGKQLKLNKKIAVVHSSYKSYTNRSKFIKGKYKIAMCERYDKLDKIICVSKESKSEFIELFGDQYDVEVIYNPINVPDIVQKSREGIPEEMKRNCIQFVAVGSLNPVKGFDLLIRTSALLKNKGYNFHLHILGDGALRNQLEQLINDLDLKAFVSLHGFKKNPYPWIKNADVFIMSSIVEGLPTVLCESLILGKAVIVSNVPGCRELIDNGKFGIMCERDENQYFQAMAKCISEPAVVEVLRNNAIERSKIFSDEIVMEKYNSLFQV, encoded by the coding sequence ATGGAAAAAAAGAAATTACTCTTTATTGTGCCTGCCATGTGGGGTGGAGGTGCCGAAAGGGTTTTGATAAATTTAATTAACCTCCTCGATTCTAAGGAGTACACTATCGATTTAATGACCGTCATTGCAAAAGGGGAATTATGGGATAGTATTCCTGCCAATGTCAATAAAAAACATGCAAATATTAACCCTTATATTATCCAAGGACTTTCTTTGATCTTTAGGAGGACTAATATAAATTTATTTTGGCTCTTAGGATACAAATTTAGAGGAACTTACGATGTGGGTATTTCTTTTCTGGATTCGATATTTACCGAGTTATTATTTGGGAAACAATTAAAGTTGAATAAAAAAATTGCAGTAGTGCATAGTAGCTATAAGTCTTATACTAATAGATCCAAATTTATTAAGGGCAAATATAAAATTGCTATGTGTGAGCGTTATGATAAGTTGGACAAGATTATTTGTGTTTCAAAGGAGTCAAAATCAGAATTTATAGAATTGTTTGGGGATCAATATGATGTAGAGGTAATTTATAACCCTATCAATGTGCCTGATATTGTTCAGAAATCGAGGGAGGGGATTCCAGAGGAAATGAAAAGAAATTGCATTCAATTTGTAGCAGTGGGAAGTCTAAATCCGGTAAAGGGTTTTGATTTGCTAATTAGAACCTCCGCCCTATTGAAAAATAAAGGTTATAATTTCCATCTCCATATTTTAGGAGATGGAGCCTTGAGAAATCAATTGGAGCAGTTAATAAACGACTTAGACCTAAAAGCCTTTGTTAGCTTGCATGGTTTTAAAAAGAACCCATATCCGTGGATAAAAAATGCAGATGTATTTATAATGTCGTCTATAGTTGAAGGTTTGCCGACTGTTTTATGTGAAAGTTTAATTCTTGGAAAAGCGGTAATTGTTTCCAATGTTCCAGGATGTAGGGAGCTTATCGATAATGGAAAATTCGGAATTATGTGCGAACGAGATGAAAATCAATATTTCCAAGCGATGGCAAAGTGTATAAGTGAGCCGGCCGTTGTAGAAGTTCTTAGAAACAATGCAATAGAAAGAAGTAAGATTTTTAGTGACGAGATTGTCATGGAAAAATACAACAGTCTGTTTCAAGTATGA
- a CDS encoding sulfotransferase domain-containing protein: MKERARRIHITSSGPRTGTTLLAEVMKTCFEIDGYCDHEAPLCRSNSSFGKCNIILTKYPSDIKYFEKVLKWDPKLFVICLIRDPRDMVCSYHGKIEDKYYCDLKYWFSFIKDFEKLKGNPRVLLIKYEDFTQNPDRVQELIMENAPFLIKKHNFSEFHLFAQPVNDSLKALKKLRPIESKGIGNWKNHLPRIKQQIQEFDSIDSSLIAFGYESDTNWSELLKNVESEIFVTVKKNVHGVWRQTKSLILTYLNIYLEKRGVDPDKFLAPFKKII; this comes from the coding sequence ATGAAGGAAAGAGCGAGAAGAATTCACATAACCTCTAGTGGACCTCGGACCGGTACTACTCTATTAGCTGAGGTAATGAAAACCTGCTTCGAAATTGATGGCTATTGTGATCATGAGGCGCCACTATGTCGTTCCAATTCCAGTTTTGGAAAATGCAATATTATTTTGACAAAGTATCCCTCAGATATTAAGTATTTTGAGAAAGTCCTAAAATGGGATCCTAAGCTTTTCGTTATATGTTTAATAAGGGATCCTAGAGACATGGTTTGTAGCTATCACGGAAAAATTGAGGATAAATATTATTGTGACCTAAAGTATTGGTTCAGTTTTATTAAAGATTTTGAGAAATTGAAAGGTAATCCAAGGGTTTTGTTGATTAAGTATGAGGATTTTACTCAAAATCCAGATAGGGTCCAAGAGCTTATTATGGAAAATGCACCTTTCCTGATTAAAAAGCACAATTTTTCCGAATTCCATTTATTCGCACAACCAGTTAACGATTCTTTAAAAGCGCTAAAAAAATTGCGCCCCATAGAAAGTAAAGGAATAGGAAATTGGAAAAATCATTTACCCAGGATCAAACAGCAAATTCAAGAATTTGATTCCATCGACAGTTCACTTATTGCTTTTGGATATGAATCAGACACAAACTGGTCCGAGCTTCTAAAAAATGTGGAATCGGAAATTTTTGTTACTGTTAAAAAGAACGTTCATGGTGTTTGGCGCCAAACAAAATCATTAATATTAACCTATCTTAACATATATTTAGAAAAGAGAGGTGTGGATCCGGATAAGTTTTTAGCACCATTCAAGAAAATAATCTAA
- a CDS encoding lipopolysaccharide biosynthesis protein: MSIREKSILGIFWVFTQQFSNQAINFVVSIFLARILMPADFGLIGMITVFMALSQVLLNSGLTQSIIRQTNPTQIDYSTVFFFNMGASVILYITLFFSAGFVANFYSQPELVSIIRVYTLTLIINACGAVQFTRLTKQMDFKTQMMVTVPSLVISGLAGVTMAYMGFGVWALVYMSLLQTVLRTIQIWIKSKWMPSLEFNVERFKYHIGFSYKLGISGVLYTLYSNIYQIVIGKFFAPAQVGFYTRAASMRDLPVSNISNALSKVTYPLFAEIKDDNPRLKRVYKMMMQSIIFVLCPVMIYLIVVAEPLFRLLFTEKWLPAVPYFQILCISGILYPLHSYNLNILNVKGRSDLFLKLESIKIFLGVIVIIISIRYGIIALLWGQLLSSILALVINSYYSGNFINYKLFDQLNDIAPTLFLASIIGVAAWFLDSCLFVNFNDILRILVLALMGLLLYIVGSHLFKFEAYINIISLIKNRR, from the coding sequence ATGTCCATACGTGAAAAGTCAATTCTCGGTATTTTTTGGGTTTTTACGCAGCAGTTTAGCAATCAAGCTATAAACTTCGTTGTATCGATCTTTTTGGCGAGAATTCTGATGCCTGCCGATTTTGGGCTTATTGGGATGATCACTGTTTTTATGGCACTCTCGCAAGTGTTGTTAAATTCTGGTCTTACCCAGTCTATAATTAGACAAACCAATCCTACACAGATTGATTACTCCACTGTTTTTTTCTTTAATATGGGGGCAAGTGTTATTCTTTATATCACACTCTTTTTTAGTGCAGGATTTGTAGCAAATTTCTATAGCCAACCAGAATTGGTCAGTATTATCAGGGTTTATACCCTTACCTTAATTATTAATGCCTGTGGCGCCGTACAGTTTACGAGATTGACAAAACAAATGGATTTTAAGACTCAGATGATGGTCACTGTGCCATCTCTGGTTATAAGTGGGTTAGCAGGCGTAACAATGGCTTATATGGGATTTGGGGTATGGGCTTTAGTCTATATGAGTTTACTCCAAACAGTTCTTAGAACTATACAAATATGGATCAAAAGTAAATGGATGCCTTCCTTGGAATTTAATGTTGAAAGATTTAAATACCATATTGGTTTTAGTTATAAGTTAGGCATTTCGGGAGTTTTATATACTTTATACTCTAATATCTATCAAATTGTTATTGGAAAATTCTTTGCACCAGCTCAAGTAGGATTTTATACCCGAGCGGCATCTATGAGGGATTTACCCGTTTCCAACATTTCCAATGCTTTAAGTAAAGTTACATATCCCTTGTTTGCGGAAATAAAGGATGATAATCCAAGACTGAAAAGAGTCTATAAAATGATGATGCAATCTATAATCTTTGTGCTTTGCCCTGTAATGATTTATTTAATAGTCGTGGCCGAACCATTGTTTAGGTTGCTGTTTACTGAAAAATGGCTTCCAGCAGTTCCTTATTTTCAAATACTTTGCATCTCGGGAATATTATATCCTCTGCATTCGTATAATTTGAATATTTTAAATGTAAAAGGAAGAAGCGATTTGTTTCTCAAACTGGAATCGATAAAAATATTTTTGGGAGTTATCGTGATAATTATTAGTATAAGATATGGCATTATTGCTCTCTTATGGGGACAGCTACTCTCTTCAATCCTTGCCTTGGTTATAAATTCTTATTACTCAGGAAACTTTATAAACTATAAACTGTTCGACCAATTAAATGATATAGCCCCGACACTATTTCTGGCTTCAATTATTGGTGTAGCTGCCTGGTTTCTGGATTCTTGTTTATTTGTTAATTTTAATGATATTTTGCGTATATTGGTTTTAGCATTAATGGGATTGCTTTTATATATTGTCGGATCGCATTTGTTTAAGTTCGAAGCATACATAAATATAATATCCTTAATCAAGAATCGACGATGA
- the wecB gene encoding non-hydrolyzing UDP-N-acetylglucosamine 2-epimerase produces MKKVLIVFGTRPEAIKMAPLVKEFEKYPESFDTRVCVTAQHREMLDQVLTFFDVQPQYDLDLMKPGQDLYGLTAAIITELKPVLEDFKPDFVFVHGDTTTTMASSIAGFYSGAKVCHIEAGLRTHNKYAPFPEEINRQITGRVTDFHFSPTEASQENLLRENIDPKSIIVTGNTVIDALLQSVEKVKREPSDLVSDLDKGLNGASLILVTGHRRENHGDGFIRICEALKTIALHRPELEIIYPVHLNPKVLEPVNRILGDINNIQLINPLAYHDFIWMMDRAKIIITDSGGVQEEAPSLGKPVLVMRETTERPEAVDAGTVILVGTDTDKIIRETFALLDDEEHFKEMSSRHNPYGDGKACGRIVRFMRELGEN; encoded by the coding sequence ATGAAAAAAGTGCTTATCGTATTTGGTACGAGACCGGAGGCTATCAAAATGGCACCATTGGTAAAGGAATTTGAGAAATACCCAGAATCGTTTGATACCCGGGTTTGTGTCACCGCTCAACATCGAGAGATGTTGGATCAAGTATTGACATTTTTCGATGTCCAACCACAATACGATTTAGACCTAATGAAGCCGGGCCAAGATCTATATGGGTTAACCGCAGCTATTATCACTGAGCTTAAACCAGTATTGGAGGATTTTAAACCCGACTTTGTTTTTGTTCACGGCGATACCACAACAACAATGGCTTCGAGTATTGCTGGTTTCTATAGTGGAGCAAAAGTCTGTCATATAGAAGCGGGACTGAGGACCCATAACAAATATGCGCCTTTCCCAGAGGAAATAAATAGACAGATTACCGGTCGCGTAACGGATTTCCATTTTTCACCTACCGAAGCTTCCCAAGAAAATTTATTAAGAGAAAATATCGATCCAAAGAGTATAATAGTTACTGGTAATACTGTGATAGATGCCTTGTTGCAAAGTGTTGAAAAAGTCAAACGTGAACCAAGTGATCTGGTAAGTGATTTGGATAAAGGTCTCAATGGAGCATCCCTTATTCTAGTTACTGGTCATAGACGGGAAAATCACGGAGATGGTTTCATTCGTATTTGCGAAGCTTTAAAGACCATCGCCTTACATCGTCCAGAATTGGAAATTATATATCCGGTTCATTTAAATCCGAAAGTATTGGAGCCCGTCAACCGTATATTGGGTGATATTAACAATATACAGCTTATCAATCCTTTGGCATATCACGATTTTATTTGGATGATGGACCGTGCCAAAATCATTATAACCGATAGTGGAGGAGTTCAGGAAGAAGCACCAAGTTTGGGAAAGCCTGTATTGGTAATGCGCGAAACCACCGAGCGGCCCGAAGCCGTAGATGCCGGAACGGTAATTCTTGTAGGCACAGATACTGATAAAATAATCCGGGAAACTTTTGCTCTTCTTGATGACGAAGAACATTTCAAGGAAATGAGCAGCAGGCACAATCCTTATGGTGATGGAAAAGCTTGTGGTAGAATTGTAAGGTTTATGAGGGAATTGGGGGAAAACTAA
- a CDS encoding TDP-N-acetylfucosamine:lipid II N-acetylfucosaminyltransferase family protein, with product MYSRIPEQVHSEKTIEILRLEEERNLYLKLKRQLRSHLSVIKYRSHAKNEINRAIFKRSDFFLGLAEPEHKFLKTIWQDLPPFLQSNIPPYLEVNTSKRTITNLIILGNNRRPYNNHLDIIEGIIERNSENRFKFLLMFNYGSKSAYSDIVKKKASQVKEIEILENFMSLKKFQELYTTADAFVLNGHRQMAMGNVLEALKQNIKIYLNEKNLMYSWLKENEFHVFTIEDFFSDLESNNIALSHPDALFNQQQLVKLTAKHNKQVFQNSIKKILKDGR from the coding sequence TTGTACTCTCGAATTCCAGAACAAGTTCATAGTGAGAAAACAATTGAAATCCTGAGGCTTGAAGAAGAGAGAAATTTATATTTAAAACTTAAACGGCAGCTGAGGAGTCATTTATCCGTGATTAAATATCGTTCCCATGCAAAAAACGAAATTAACAGAGCCATTTTTAAGCGTAGTGATTTTTTTCTAGGTCTAGCAGAACCAGAACATAAGTTTTTAAAAACCATCTGGCAAGATTTGCCTCCTTTTCTTCAATCTAATATTCCTCCATATTTGGAAGTAAATACTTCCAAAAGGACGATAACCAATTTAATTATTTTAGGTAACAACCGTAGACCTTATAATAATCATTTGGATATAATTGAGGGGATAATTGAAAGGAATAGTGAAAATAGATTTAAATTTTTACTCATGTTCAATTATGGATCCAAGAGCGCATATTCAGATATTGTTAAAAAGAAAGCCAGCCAAGTAAAGGAAATTGAGATTCTGGAAAACTTTATGTCTTTGAAGAAGTTTCAGGAATTATATACAACCGCAGATGCTTTTGTATTGAACGGACATAGACAAATGGCTATGGGAAATGTATTAGAAGCACTTAAACAAAACATCAAAATTTATTTAAATGAGAAAAACCTAATGTACAGTTGGTTAAAAGAAAACGAATTCCATGTATTTACAATTGAAGACTTCTTTTCTGACCTCGAATCCAACAACATAGCTTTATCACACCCGGATGCACTTTTCAATCAGCAGCAGCTCGTCAAACTCACCGCGAAACATAATAAACAAGTATTTCAAAATTCAATCAAGAAAATCTTAAAAGATGGCAGATAA
- a CDS encoding glycosyltransferase — translation MKSILIISRFFYPINSPRSFRTTELAKEFARQGHAVTVLTPQSTEHLAFGREFNVEIQDLGQPKWKEIDLSGKGLGLLIKRALRRGLLMAFQYPNLEFFFSTKTALKIKKRNKEKYDLLISIATPHPIHWGVAAVWKEKDNIARTWVADCGDPFMGVENDTFQKWFYFKYIEKWFCRKVDLLSIPVESAIPAYYPEFHDKIKIIPQGFNFNDINLALYRKNEIPHFAYAGGLIPGRRDPKDFFEFLVNYPHPYKFDLYTKNVELVQSYVERSKGRMEIKEYLPRKELLYKLSKLEFVVNFENAGTKQIPSKIIDYVITQRPILNVSSSSFNKQVVEEFLYGNYENGLKIDNPEQYRIENVAKEFLKLVNS, via the coding sequence TTGAAATCCATACTGATAATCTCTCGTTTTTTCTATCCTATAAATTCTCCACGTTCTTTTAGAACCACTGAATTAGCTAAGGAGTTTGCCCGGCAGGGCCACGCTGTTACCGTATTGACTCCACAAAGTACAGAGCATTTAGCTTTTGGGCGCGAATTTAATGTAGAAATTCAAGACCTGGGACAACCCAAATGGAAAGAAATTGATCTTTCTGGTAAAGGGTTGGGATTGTTAATAAAAAGGGCGTTAAGAAGAGGGTTGTTGATGGCATTTCAATATCCGAATTTGGAATTCTTTTTCTCCACTAAAACTGCATTGAAAATTAAGAAGAGAAATAAGGAAAAATATGACTTACTCATTTCTATAGCAACGCCTCATCCCATTCATTGGGGCGTCGCTGCCGTCTGGAAGGAGAAAGATAATATCGCGAGGACGTGGGTAGCAGATTGTGGAGATCCATTTATGGGGGTTGAGAATGATACTTTTCAGAAGTGGTTTTATTTTAAATACATAGAAAAATGGTTTTGTAGAAAGGTCGATTTGCTATCGATCCCCGTAGAATCTGCCATTCCGGCTTATTATCCTGAGTTTCATGATAAAATTAAAATTATTCCACAGGGATTTAATTTCAATGATATAAACTTGGCTCTATATAGAAAAAATGAAATTCCACATTTTGCTTACGCGGGGGGATTGATTCCTGGAAGAAGGGATCCTAAGGATTTTTTCGAGTTTTTGGTAAATTATCCCCATCCCTACAAATTTGATCTCTATACCAAGAATGTGGAATTGGTCCAATCATATGTTGAGCGATCAAAAGGACGAATGGAAATAAAGGAATATTTACCCAGAAAAGAACTACTTTACAAACTTAGCAAATTGGAATTTGTTGTTAACTTTGAAAATGCAGGAACTAAACAAATTCCTAGCAAGATCATTGACTATGTAATAACACAGAGACCAATTTTAAATGTAAGTTCATCAAGCTTTAATAAACAAGTTGTAGAGGAGTTTTTATATGGAAATTATGAAAATGGGTTGAAAATCGATAATCCTGAACAATATAGAATTGAAAATGTGGCAAAGGAATTTTTAAAATTGGTAAATAGTTAA
- the wecC gene encoding UDP-N-acetyl-D-mannosamine dehydrogenase yields MNPDVVTIGLGYIGLPTSALMASKGLQVHGVDVNPEVVKTINKGKIHIIEMDLEEAVSKAVNAGKLKADTTPVAADTYLIVVPTPFKGNHEPDISYVESATKAVLPFLKEGDLYIIESTSPIGTTEKMMELIYRERPELKGKIYLAYCPERVLPGNVMYELVHNDRVIGGVDEASTEKAIAFYKQFVNGQLHATNARTAEMCKLTENSSRDVQIAFANELSLICDKAGINVWELIHLANKHPRVNILQPGCGVGGHCIAVDPYFITSDFPMESQIIGKAREINNYKSFWVAEQIIKARHAFQLKQGRPPAIALMGLAFKPNIDDLRESPAKYIVQKVLQESHDEVYFIVEPNIDDHQVFKITDCTEAVANADIVALLVAHNEFKKLKFSESQVVLDYCGVMNF; encoded by the coding sequence ATGAATCCAGACGTAGTAACAATTGGTTTAGGATATATAGGATTGCCAACATCAGCCTTAATGGCCTCCAAGGGATTGCAAGTTCACGGGGTTGATGTGAATCCAGAAGTAGTAAAGACAATTAATAAAGGAAAAATCCATATCATCGAGATGGATTTGGAGGAAGCTGTTTCTAAGGCAGTAAATGCAGGAAAACTAAAAGCTGATACCACGCCAGTTGCGGCAGATACCTATCTAATCGTAGTACCAACTCCCTTTAAAGGAAATCATGAACCCGATATTTCTTATGTGGAATCTGCAACAAAAGCCGTCCTACCATTTTTGAAAGAGGGAGATCTGTATATTATAGAGTCCACTTCACCCATAGGCACTACAGAAAAAATGATGGAACTTATTTATAGAGAGCGGCCAGAATTAAAAGGTAAGATTTATTTAGCTTATTGTCCCGAGCGCGTTCTACCTGGGAATGTAATGTATGAGCTGGTACACAATGACAGAGTTATTGGAGGTGTAGATGAAGCTAGCACTGAAAAAGCTATTGCCTTTTATAAACAATTTGTAAACGGTCAATTACACGCTACCAACGCCCGTACTGCGGAAATGTGCAAGCTTACAGAAAATTCAAGTCGTGATGTTCAGATAGCTTTTGCCAATGAACTATCTCTTATATGTGATAAGGCTGGTATAAATGTTTGGGAATTGATCCACTTGGCCAATAAACACCCACGTGTAAATATTCTGCAGCCCGGTTGTGGCGTAGGAGGGCACTGTATAGCCGTTGATCCATATTTTATTACGTCCGACTTCCCGATGGAATCGCAGATAATAGGGAAGGCTCGGGAAATAAACAATTATAAAAGTTTTTGGGTGGCAGAGCAGATTATAAAAGCTCGTCACGCCTTTCAATTAAAACAAGGTCGCCCGCCAGCCATTGCCTTGATGGGATTGGCGTTTAAACCAAATATTGACGACCTGCGGGAATCTCCTGCCAAGTATATTGTTCAAAAAGTTTTGCAGGAATCCCACGATGAGGTTTATTTTATTGTAGAGCCTAATATTGATGATCATCAAGTTTTCAAGATTACCGATTGTACGGAAGCAGTGGCAAATGCAGATATCGTTGCACTTTTGGTGGCGCATAATGAGTTCAAGAAATTGAAGTTTTCAGAAAGTCAGGTAGTTTTGGATTATTGCGGTGTAATGAATTTTTAA
- a CDS encoding DegT/DnrJ/EryC1/StrS family aminotransferase gives MKPIIKPFLPPLEEYNKYLEGIWEGNWLTNMGPLSGKLEEGLKLLLKVDRLLFVTSGTVALQMAIKALDLKGEIITTPYSFMATASSIVWVGCKPVFVEIDKHSLNIDPSQIEAAITPETTGILATHIYGNPCDVEAIEAVAKKNNLKVIYDGAHAFGVEINGKSVFEYGDISICSLHATKYNHAVEGGLVITKDGNLLKKLAYIRNFGFNGNDAFDGLRINGKNSELHAAMGLANLKWIDRIFEKRKLLTETYDKQLRNFGGVKPVWNTNASLNYAFYPLVFDTEQLMHKCILKLEKNEIHTKRYFYPSLASSLPYLEPQGLKVTDSICKRIICLPLYYDLSVEEVELISGLLLEAQNSQMDMSGVCSLDFY, from the coding sequence ATGAAACCGATCATAAAGCCTTTTCTTCCTCCACTGGAAGAATATAATAAATATCTGGAAGGAATTTGGGAGGGCAATTGGCTGACCAATATGGGTCCGCTCTCAGGGAAATTGGAAGAGGGTCTAAAGCTTCTTTTAAAGGTGGATCGCTTATTATTCGTTACCAGCGGAACTGTGGCCCTGCAAATGGCTATAAAAGCTTTGGACCTGAAAGGAGAAATCATTACTACACCTTACTCATTTATGGCTACTGCCAGCAGCATTGTTTGGGTAGGATGCAAACCCGTTTTTGTCGAAATTGACAAACATTCCTTAAATATAGATCCCTCCCAGATAGAAGCCGCCATTACACCGGAAACCACCGGCATCCTTGCTACCCACATTTACGGAAATCCTTGTGATGTGGAGGCCATTGAAGCTGTCGCCAAGAAAAATAATCTAAAGGTTATTTATGACGGTGCCCACGCCTTTGGGGTGGAGATCAATGGAAAATCCGTTTTTGAATATGGAGATATAAGTATTTGTAGCTTACATGCAACCAAATATAACCATGCTGTCGAAGGTGGCCTTGTAATAACCAAAGATGGGAACCTCTTAAAAAAGCTGGCCTATATCCGAAACTTTGGCTTTAATGGTAACGATGCCTTTGACGGACTGAGGATTAATGGGAAAAACTCCGAACTTCACGCGGCAATGGGCCTGGCAAATTTGAAATGGATTGACCGAATTTTTGAAAAGAGAAAGTTGTTGACAGAAACCTACGATAAACAACTTCGGAATTTTGGTGGGGTTAAACCTGTTTGGAATACAAACGCCTCATTGAATTACGCATTCTATCCCTTAGTTTTTGACACAGAACAGCTTATGCATAAATGTATTCTAAAGCTGGAAAAAAACGAAATTCACACAAAACGATATTTTTACCCCTCTTTAGCGAGTTCTTTGCCTTATCTTGAACCGCAAGGGCTTAAGGTAACTGACTCTATTTGTAAAAGGATAATCTGTTTGCCTCTGTACTATGATTTATCGGTAGAGGAAGTCGAGCTGATCAGCGGTTTATTACTAGAAGCACAGAATAGTCAAATGGATATGTCCGGGGTTTGCAGCTTAGATTTTTATTAA
- a CDS encoding lipopolysaccharide biosynthesis protein, translating to MSLTQKGFSSFVYSFSSSIINKIIVFVGGVYLARLLTPQDYGLVAMLYIIFAVSSFFITGGLGLALIREKIITEADKSTVFYFNIIVSISLYILLWFGAPLIASFYGRQELIMLTRLMGLDLLFKSLTIVQASVLKRELKFKFLSLIEVVSGITVIGISVFLAYSGYGVIALAIKFFLGSLVSSIMLFIVNPWIPRGFITKESFHKLFAFGSNVMLLGFVNSISKNLNQVVIGKYFSPASLGFFNQGNMLKDTATSVLNDTVMNVTFPMLAQIQDDKERLKLGYQRIIRINTFTLYPIITILIIAAEPLIIGLLGEKWRVSIVFLQILGISGYVGHLHSINLNVLKVYGKGKDYLFQGFFRNGLTILGILITVNISVVAMAWAFVITEFLQLFINVYYSNKYISFTFKEQWTIMFPIILITIIMGMFVYLLGYLDFSHPLVKLTVLSFSGIILYLVLAYLFKLKALGDLKLIIGQKLKSLKKKKK from the coding sequence TTGTCATTAACTCAAAAAGGTTTCTCCAGTTTTGTTTATTCGTTCTCCAGTTCGATTATAAATAAAATCATTGTTTTCGTAGGAGGTGTTTATCTTGCGAGGCTGCTTACCCCTCAAGATTACGGTTTGGTAGCTATGCTATACATTATTTTTGCTGTCTCAAGCTTTTTTATTACAGGCGGGTTGGGTTTGGCTTTGATAAGAGAAAAAATAATTACAGAGGCTGATAAGTCTACTGTCTTTTATTTTAACATTATAGTTAGTATTAGCTTATACATTTTACTTTGGTTTGGAGCTCCTTTAATTGCATCTTTTTATGGAAGACAGGAACTTATTATGTTAACTAGGCTAATGGGATTGGATCTCCTTTTTAAGAGTTTGACCATAGTCCAGGCCTCGGTTTTAAAACGAGAGTTGAAATTCAAATTTTTAAGTCTTATAGAAGTGGTCAGTGGTATCACGGTAATAGGCATATCTGTATTTCTTGCCTACTCCGGATATGGTGTTATTGCCTTGGCTATTAAATTTTTCTTGGGAAGTTTGGTTTCTTCCATTATGCTTTTCATTGTTAATCCGTGGATACCTAGAGGATTTATAACCAAGGAATCATTCCATAAATTATTTGCTTTTGGCTCCAATGTGATGCTTCTGGGCTTTGTAAATAGTATTTCCAAAAATTTGAATCAGGTGGTTATTGGGAAATATTTTTCTCCCGCATCTTTAGGTTTTTTTAATCAAGGCAATATGCTTAAAGATACAGCGACAAGTGTGTTAAACGATACCGTGATGAATGTAACTTTTCCTATGTTAGCTCAGATACAGGATGATAAGGAGAGATTAAAGTTGGGGTATCAAAGGATTATCCGAATAAATACTTTTACACTATATCCAATAATAACAATTTTGATAATCGCGGCCGAACCTTTGATCATAGGATTGTTGGGCGAGAAATGGAGAGTTTCAATCGTATTTTTACAAATTTTAGGAATTTCAGGGTATGTTGGTCACCTTCATAGCATCAATTTAAACGTTTTAAAGGTTTATGGAAAAGGCAAAGATTATCTATTCCAGGGTTTTTTTAGAAATGGATTGACCATCCTTGGAATTTTAATTACCGTGAATATTTCCGTTGTGGCAATGGCCTGGGCTTTTGTGATTACTGAATTTTTGCAGCTTTTCATCAATGTTTATTATAGTAATAAATATATCTCGTTTACTTTCAAGGAACAATGGACCATAATGTTCCCTATAATTCTGATTACGATTATAATGGGAATGTTTGTATATCTTTTGGGATATTTGGACTTTAGCCATCCCCTAGTAAAACTAACGGTTTTATCATTTTCCGGAATAATTCTTTATTTAGTTTTAGCTTATTTATTTAAACTGAAAGCCCTAGGAGATTTGAAATTAATTATTGGTCAAAAATTGAAATCATTAAAGAAAAAAAAGAAATGA